The following nucleotide sequence is from Candidatus Thermoplasmatota archaeon.
CAGGTGGATCACGGGAAACGATGTTCCGAGCCCGCCTTGACCCTGATCGAACTGAAGATGGCAGAAGGGACAGATATCGACTATGCAGTTGGCGCCTGACTGCTTCATAGCCTCGAGCTTCTGGTCCGTCATCGCCTGCGCGACTTCCTTCGCTCGGGCTCTGACACCACCGCCGGCGCCGCAACACGCGTTCTTGTTCCTGTAGTCCACGCTGGTCGCTCCCGTTACCTCGACAAGTTCGTCCAGGGTGTTCGGTCTCTCCCTGTTGTCGATTTTCTTGACGATATCGGGTTTGAAGTAGTGACAGCCGTAGTGTACCGCGGCCTTGATGTGGTCCAGCTTGTTCGTCACCTTGGCGGATATCGCATCGAGACCGACATCCGTGTAGAGGAGCTCTGCGAACTGTCTTACCTTCACTCCGCCCTTGTATTCCCTTCCGATTTCCTTGAGGATCGAGTTCGCGTACTCCTTCTTTTTCTCATCGTGCTCGATCTTGTCGGCCACTTCCCACAACGAACCGAAGCAGCCGTTGCATATCGTCACGATCTCGGTTCCCTTCTCTTCCGCAAGCGAGAGGTTCCTTGCGCCAATGGCAAGCCAAGTGTCCTGATCGAAGCTTCGGAACACTCCCGGTGCGGGGCAACAGGAGGTCTTGTCGAGGATGTCCATGTCAATGTCCAGAGCTTTCGCCACTTCCACGGTGGCGGTTTCAATGCCCGGGTACCTAAGAGGCGCGATACATCCGAGAAAGAGACTGTACTTCGCCATTCTCATCCCACCAGTTCGTCGAAGTGCGTCGCCTTGATGATCTTCTTCACCTCATCCAGGGCCTCCTTGTCCGAAAGGACGGTCGGAGGCTCACTATCAAGGCCAAGAGTCTCTCTCATCTTCCTGAAGGCGTC
It contains:
- the hdrB gene encoding CoB--CoM heterodisulfide reductase subunit B — encoded protein: MAKYSLFLGCIAPLRYPGIETATVEVAKALDIDMDILDKTSCCPAPGVFRSFDQDTWLAIGARNLSLAEEKGTEIVTICNGCFGSLWEVADKIEHDEKKKEYANSILKEIGREYKGGVKVRQFAELLYTDVGLDAISAKVTNKLDHIKAAVHYGCHYFKPDIVKKIDNRERPNTLDELVEVTGATSVDYRNKNACCGAGGGVRARAKEVAQAMTDQKLEAMKQSGANCIVDICPFCHLQFDQGQGGLGTSFPVIHLSQLYVMAFGLDEGKNGFDAHAVPVKF